The Acidaminococcales bacterium genome contains the following window.
GTCGTTTGAGATATCGCCAAGTATTTGAACGCCGCTGTTTAATACATCTTCAAGCATTTCATCAGCAAGAGATTTTCCACGTTCCCTGTAATAACCGTAATAAACCTCTAACAGATTGATTTTGTGCAGCAACAGGGACACAAAACGGTTCTCCATTTGCTCTAAAAAGTTGGAAACAATATCCGCACCAGGCTCATCGTTCAGATACGCAATTAAAGCGCAGGAGTCTAGAATATATTTGGGAGTTGGATTCACGCTTCGAACTCCTTTTCATGTTGCTTTTGAACCATAAAATCATCCGTGGAAAGTACGCCTTTATACTTGCCA
Protein-coding sequences here:
- a CDS encoding PIN domain-containing protein — encoded protein: MNPTPKYILDSCALIAYLNDEPGADIVSNFLEQMENRFVSLLLHKINLLEVYYGYYRERGKSLADEMLEDVLNSGVQILGDISNDMLMEAGRFKGSYSISLGDAILLAVASVSGSAVPTCDHHEFDVVEKAEMIAFEWIR